The genomic segment GTTATCCATAAATTCCGTGAACTTTAAAAGCGAAGTCCCGATCCCGACGGACACCAACACGGAAAACAAATACAACTGTGCACTTAAACTGTCGGTGCAATATAAAAAGCCGCCGACACTCAGTACGCTTGCCAAAAGCGAGGAGAGCAAAACAATCGAAGGGGACGCTGCAACATACATTCGATTATAAAGCCGGAGTGTCGCCGTTTTGTATTTGTCAATGGAAGTTTCATATTGAGAAAGCGCAGCATCCTCTCTCCCGAAAATTTTGATTTCCTTATTTCCGCGGATATATTCGATAACTCTCCCATTCATATTTTCGAGCATGGTATAATAGGTGTCAGCAAATTCATTCATAATGCCGATATACATCGGAAGATAAAACAGCAGCGTCAGCGTGGCGGGAATCAATACCGAAAGTCCCATCCGCCAGTCGAAGCTGAAAAGCAGCGCGATAACACTGACAGGCAGCAGGACGTTTGAAGTCGTTTCGGGGATCGCGTGCGCAAGCGGATATTCGAGGTGTTCGAGGCTGTCAATCAAGAGACTGTGAAAGTAGCCGCTCCCTTTTGCTTGCATGTAGCCCAGCGGCATACGCATCATTTTTTCCGTAATGGAAAGCCGCACTTTTTTCAAAATAGAAAACGCCGTCTTATGCGAAAGAGCGGTTGAAAGACAGTGCATCAGTATTTCGAGCGCAAGCGACAGCAAAATCAACAGCGCATACCATAACACCGTCCGCCCATTGCCCCCCTGCACAATATGCAGCAGCAGCCGATATACCGCATAATACGGCAACAACCCGAAAAACACGGAAGCAATCGCCAAGGCCACAGAAACACTATAAACCGGAATATGTTCTTTTACAAAATCCTTAAATCGCATAGTTTGTTTATACGTCTTTTTGAATAAGCTGTCCGCAAAACCGGTAAAAGTTTGTCTGATGGCGATATATTTTGGCTGCAAGCGAAAGCGAGGAGGAATAGCATTTTCTAAGGGGATATTCGTAAAATGCTTGAAAGTTTATCTGATAACAAGCGGATAGTACGGAAGTATGAATCTAAGGAGCACCTCTAAAAACAGAAGTTTTTAGAAGTGCTCTATTGAATCTTTTTATGAATAGCCATGTATTATGTAGGGAGGTAACTGCACGATACCTATCAATGAGTGCGGTACTCCGACGGCAGAACACCTGTATAATTTTTAAATTGAACTGAAAAACTTCCCGCATTTTTGTAGCCGAGCCGGTAAGCAATTTCCGCAACATAGAGATTACTATGCGTTAAAAGTTCACAGGCTTTTTCCATCTTTTTTTGCGTTATATAGCCGGAAAATGTTTGCCCCGTTACCGCCTTAAACACATATTTAAATTTTGAAACACTCATATATGCTTCGGCTGCCAGTTCGGATAACAAAAAGTTTTGAGATAAATGATTGTTCGCATATTCTGTGATCCTTGCAACGGCACGCTTGTCGGAAGCTGCAAGTTTTAGATCATGCATAGAGCGGAACTCTTCCGCTTTCTGCATGATGATTGCAGTCAGCTCATCGATCTTGCTTTTGAAAAAGAGCCGTGAACTAAGTTCACTCCCGTTAAAGCTGCGTATCTTGCTAAATATCGCTGCAATTTCAGGAATTACAACACCATGCGGAAACACCTGTAGATATTTTTTTAAATCAATTCCTTTTATACCGAACTCTTTTTTGAGATATGTTTCGTAATAATCCGGCAGCAGCTGAATACCAATCACCTTTGCCGGAACATTTTTTTTGATGACATATCGATAGGTTCGGTTATCCGG from the Treponema medium genome contains:
- a CDS encoding ABC transporter ATP-binding protein, with the translated sequence MRFKDFVKEHIPVYSVSVALAIASVFFGLLPYYAVYRLLLHIVQGGNGRTVLWYALLILLSLALEILMHCLSTALSHKTAFSILKKVRLSITEKMMRMPLGYMQAKGSGYFHSLLIDSLEHLEYPLAHAIPETTSNVLLPVSVIALLFSFDWRMGLSVLIPATLTLLFYLPMYIGIMNEFADTYYTMLENMNGRVIEYIRGNKEIKIFGREDAALSQYETSIDKYKTATLRLYNRMYVAASPSIVLLSSLLASVLSVGGFLYCTDSLSAQLYLFSVLVSVGIGTSLLKFTEFMDNFYYIKNGERLINEVLSAPELQEPDTAAGEIPNNEIALHHVSFAYDDVHVLHDISLVFPEKTKTAIVGHSGSGKTTVANLIARFWDVQEGSITIGGVAYRDLSLDQLMQRVNYVTQDTFLFNMTIMENIRLGKPDASDEEVIEAAKKAYCHEFIIAFENGYNTSAGDDGAKLSGGQRQRIIIARALLRNAPILILDEATAYADMENQHKIQKSLEELCKDKTLIVIVHRLSTVTGCDQIIVMNNGTVAATGTHGELLKQSPLYAKLWSTQVQSRNWKLERVMGESVC
- a CDS encoding helix-turn-helix domain-containing protein, whose product is MTNSYQSFIDHTGSTLTKKGALLNECFDTYQFSSDYGKGYTALYQLDSYASICIAEHSYIRDFEYSVPAEDSISIQQYDSIDSDRRYPQGNVSAGMQYIAYAPDNRTYRYVIKKNVPAKVIGIQLLPDYYETYLKKEFGIKGIDLKKYLQVFPHGVVIPEIAAIFSKIRSFNGSELSSRLFFKSKIDELTAIIMQKAEEFRSMHDLKLAASDKRAVARITEYANNHLSQNFLLSELAAEAYMSVSKFKYVFKAVTGQTFSGYITQKKMEKACELLTHSNLYVAEIAYRLGYKNAGSFSVQFKNYTGVLPSEYRTH